TCTTCGTGCAGGCCTCGCGGACGCCTTCCAGATAGCCGGGGCCTGGGAGGATCGCGCCGGTATTGCACATCGCCGGCTCCATGATGACGGCGGCGACATCGCCCTGCGCCAGGCGCTGCGTGATGAGATCGAGCCGGTTCCAGGACAGGACCTCGATATGCTCGCCAGCCGGTTCGTCCTGACCGGCGGTGCCGGCTTGCGGCACTGGCGCACTCTCCTGGCCCATGCGGTCGGGGGCGGGTGCGACGCTCCACAGGATGTTGTCGAGCCAGCCATGATAGTGGCCCTCGAATTTCACGATGGTGCCGCGCCCGGTGACGGCGCGCGCCAGCCTGAGCGCCGCCTGCACGGCCTCGCTGCCGGACGAACTGAAGCGTACGCGCTCCGCCGAGGGCAGCATGCCGCACAGAAGCTCCGCCGCCTCGAACTCGATTTCGCTCTGACCGCCGAAAAGGATGCCCTTGTCGATCTGGGCGCGCACCGCCTCGACAACGGCCTCAGGCTTGTGGCCGAGGATCATCGGACCCATGCCGAGATAGTAATCGATCAGCCGATTGCCATCGATGTCGTGCAGATAGGGGCCTTCGGCATGGGTAAAGACCAGGGGGTCGGCGAGATGCCGAGGCGGAAATTGCTGCTCACCCCGCCCGGCAGATACTGTGACGCCTGCCGGATGCGGTTTGCGGAACGCTGGAAGCTTGAAGTCACGATAATGTCCCCGCGATGATTTCTCCTTCATTCAACACCGCTCATTGTTTCGTGTCAAGAAAGGTGCGTTTCTCCACAAGGAACGGAGGAATCAGACTGAGGACAAAAGAGTCTTCAACCCTCCAAGGGCTGGAAATCCCTTTAAAATCTAGCAATTCCGGCTCAAAATGCGAGGCGGCGAGGATCGCCTAAGGGTAACCTCTTGACGATTCCCGCTCGACCGTGAAACATATGTTTCGTCAAGTGAACCGCTAGTGAGGTCAAGGTGGGGACGGATCAGGGGAGCGGGTTGAAGCCGAAATCGGACTTCGTCATCGAGGCGACGGACATCGTGAAGCGCTATGGCCATGTCCAGGCGCTGTCTGGCGCCAGCCTGCAAGTTCGTCCCGGGGAAGTGCTGGCGTTGGTCGGCGACAACGGCGCCGGCAAGTCGACGCTCACCAAGGTCATTTGCGGTGCCATCGCGCCGGATGGCGGCCGGCTCGCTTTCTGGGGCGAGGCCACCACCGTCACCTCCATTCGCCATGCCCAGGAGCTCGGCGTCGAGACTGTCTATCAGGATCTGGCGCTCGCCCCCGACCTCACTGTCGCCGAGAACATGTTTCTCGGCCGCGAGCCGGTGCGCGCCGGCTGGTTTGGCGGCCACCCCGCCGTGCTCGATCGCCGCCATATGCGCGCCAGGGCGGAAGCGGCGCTGCGTGGCATCGGCATCAGCACGCTCACCAGCGTCGACCGCACGGTGCGAGATCTCTCCGGCGGCCAGCGCCAGGCGATCGCGGTGGCCCGCGCGGTCATGTGGGCCAAGGCGGCAATCCTGATGGACGAGCCAACCGCGGCGCTCGGCACCAGGCAGACCGGAATTGTCTACGACTCGATTCGATCCGCGGCGGCGCGTGGCCTCGCCGTTCTGGTCATATCTCATGACATTCCGAAGATGCTGAGCCTCGCCGACCGGATCGCCATCATGCGCCAGGGCCGAACGATCGCCAATCTCGCGGCCCGCGACCTCACCCTCACCGATGTGGTCACTTTGATGCTCGGCGGTAAGCCTGCGGAGGCCGCATGAGCGAGACCACGCAGAATGCCGCTCCACCGCCGGTACGCTCAGGCATCGCCGCGCGTCTCTTTTCCGGCCCACACTCGACTCCCGTCGGCATGGCGCTCATCGTCATCGCTTTGATCATCCTGTTCGGCGTGCTCTCGCCCAATGGCGCGTTCTTCCGGGTCAGCAACCTGACGACCATCGTGCTCAACGCCTCGGTGACGATGCTGCTGGCTGTCGGCGTCACCATGGTCCTCGCCGCGGGCGAGCTCGATCTGTCGATCGGCGCCAATGTCGTGCTCTCCTCGGTGGTCGCGGCCAAGACGCTCGTCGCCTTGTCCGGCAGCTTCGACGAGGTCCGCATGGGCGAATACCCGCATCTCGTCCCGGCTCTCGTCGCCAGCATTATTTCCGGTATCCTGACGGGCGCCGCCTTCGGGCTGGTGAACGGGCTGCTCGTCACGCGCCTGCGCATCAATTCCTTCATTGTGACGCTGGGCACGCTCGGTATCGGCACGGGCCTGGCCTACGTGCTGACCAACGGCACCAACGTGCCCTTCGTCCCGCGCGTGATCCAGACCGAGTTCGGCGTGAAGAAGCTGTTCGATATCGTCCCTTATCCGACGATTATTGTCCTCACCCTCGCTTTCGCCCTGTGGTTTGTGCTGCGCGCCACCCGTTTCGGCCTGCATACGCTGGCGATCGGCTCCTCGCGCGAGGCGGCCGAGCGCGCCGGCATCCGTTCGCGTCGCCACATCCTCATGCTTTTTGTCCTGGTCGGCGCGCTGGCTGGCGTTTCCTCCGTGCTCGATCTGGCTCGCTTCGCCACCACAAATATCGGCGGCCATCAGACCACGGCGCTCGCGGCAATCGCCGCTGTCGTCATCGGCGGCACGAGCCTTTTCGGCGGGCGCGCCACGATCGCAGGTTCGATGGTCGCCTCGCTGATCCCAGTCGTGCTCGGCACCGGCCTGGTGATCCTCGGCGTTCCGTCCTTCTATCAACTCATTGTCGTCGGCGTGATCCTGATCATCGCGGTTTATATCGACCAGCAGAGGCGCGAACGTTTGAGTTAAACAAAGCAACGTCCCGACCGGCTCCGTGACGCCCGGCCGGTCCGTGGAGAATAAATGGCGTTCGGATATGGGAGAGAAAAATGAGTATCAGGACGAAGAGTTTTGTGCTTGCCCTTGGACTTTCGGCCTCTTGGGCCTCCGGTTCGGCGCTTGCCGCGGGAGAGAAAATCGAGTTCGTCGCCGGTATCGTCGGCATTCCCTTCTACACCTCGATGGAATGCGGCGCCCGCGACGCCGCCAAGGAGCTCGGTGTCGAGCTGAACTGGGCCGGTCCGCCGCAATGGGATCTGGCCTTGCAGATGCCGATCCTGCAAGCTTCGATCGAACGCGGCCCGAACGGTCTCGTCCTCGCGCCGACCGATCCCAATGCGTTGGTCGGCATTGTCGAGGATCTGGTGAACAACAAGAAGATTCCGGTCGTGACCGTTGACGGCAACCTGTCGAAGCCGGTCGACCTGCAGAATATCCGCACCGACAACGTCTCCGCCGGGGGCCTCGCGGCCGAAGCCATGGCGCAGTCGATCGGCGGCGCGGGCACCGTTCTCGTCGTCGGTCTCGATCCGGGCGTCGCCGCCAACCAGGAACGCGTCGACGGCTTCACCAAGGTGCTCAAGGAGAAATATCCGAACATCAAGGTG
This genomic stretch from Nordella sp. HKS 07 harbors:
- a CDS encoding aspartate aminotransferase family protein, with the protein product MKEKSSRGHYRDFKLPAFRKPHPAGVTVSAGRGEQQFPPRHLADPLVFTHAEGPYLHDIDGNRLIDYYLGMGPMILGHKPEAVVEAVRAQIDKGILFGGQSEIEFEAAELLCGMLPSAERVRFSSSGSEAVQAALRLARAVTGRGTIVKFEGHYHGWLDNILWSVAPAPDRMGQESAPVPQAGTAGQDEPAGEHIEVLSWNRLDLITQRLAQGDVAAVIMEPAMCNTGAILPGPGYLEGVREACTKTGTVLIFDEVITGFRVSAGGTQQRLGVTPDLTIFGKAVANGFPVAGLAGKAALMDEFASGRKVMHGGTYNSQSIAMAATVATLKALKAPGTYEKLERQGTRLMDGVKAAFSDAGVTATVTGFPQIFHVGLGLETPPSNYRDIIASDRAGYVRITTALLQRGSRVLERGAWFISTEHNDAVIDETVTGLKGALATL
- a CDS encoding ABC transporter substrate-binding protein produces the protein MSIRTKSFVLALGLSASWASGSALAAGEKIEFVAGIVGIPFYTSMECGARDAAKELGVELNWAGPPQWDLALQMPILQASIERGPNGLVLAPTDPNALVGIVEDLVNNKKIPVVTVDGNLSKPVDLQNIRTDNVSAGGLAAEAMAQSIGGAGTVLVVGLDPGVAANQERVDGFTKVLKEKYPNIKVLPTEYPGTDQNKAAEIVSAALQANPDLKGIYTTHSNAAVGTSSAVIGAGQQGKVKIIAYDADPGQVRDLKAGVYDALVVQSPYLEGYNSVTLVTKILRGEVDPTKLEDVAHPPMVVATRENVDTPEVKKNLYVDACSK
- a CDS encoding ABC transporter permease yields the protein MSETTQNAAPPPVRSGIAARLFSGPHSTPVGMALIVIALIILFGVLSPNGAFFRVSNLTTIVLNASVTMLLAVGVTMVLAAGELDLSIGANVVLSSVVAAKTLVALSGSFDEVRMGEYPHLVPALVASIISGILTGAAFGLVNGLLVTRLRINSFIVTLGTLGIGTGLAYVLTNGTNVPFVPRVIQTEFGVKKLFDIVPYPTIIVLTLAFALWFVLRATRFGLHTLAIGSSREAAERAGIRSRRHILMLFVLVGALAGVSSVLDLARFATTNIGGHQTTALAAIAAVVIGGTSLFGGRATIAGSMVASLIPVVLGTGLVILGVPSFYQLIVVGVILIIAVYIDQQRRERLS
- a CDS encoding ATP-binding cassette domain-containing protein translates to MKPKSDFVIEATDIVKRYGHVQALSGASLQVRPGEVLALVGDNGAGKSTLTKVICGAIAPDGGRLAFWGEATTVTSIRHAQELGVETVYQDLALAPDLTVAENMFLGREPVRAGWFGGHPAVLDRRHMRARAEAALRGIGISTLTSVDRTVRDLSGGQRQAIAVARAVMWAKAAILMDEPTAALGTRQTGIVYDSIRSAAARGLAVLVISHDIPKMLSLADRIAIMRQGRTIANLAARDLTLTDVVTLMLGGKPAEAA